CCAATGGCGGTGCATCAGCAATAGAAATAGGCTCCTGCCCATCAACCGGAAACTGGCGATCAAGGCAAATCTGTTCTAATTTAGGTAAGTGGAAATAATTACGGATTGAATTAGCATCCAGCAACAACTTGCCTTGGTCTCGAACATAAACCAATAGCTTCATTAATGCTTCAACGAAGTTAATCGCGCGGTTTTTCCACATATCACCATCAGGTGATCCAGATTGACTCTCGCCCATTAAACTCACTACCAGTTGAATCAACATACTCGATGAACCGCTTGAAAAGGGATTCATTGTGTTTGACAACTTAGTTTCTTGAGCGCCAATAATATCTCGCGCACCAGTCATGAAGTTAATTAACAGAATATCATCTTCTCTACCCATACTGCGACACATCGAAAAAATCTTAGCATAAAGTGAGTTATCCCCTTTACCATCGACATAAATAAAACCACTCCCCTGCATCAGTGCATTGAAAGCGAAAGAAATCAGCGCTTCTGTTTTACCACTCCCTGTCGATCCAAAAATCAACATATGCGTACGCATGTCGTCGTTGTTAAACCAGAGCTCATCGCCATTACTTTTTGCATTACCAATAAAGCAAATGCCTCGCGCGATGTTGGGGCGAATACCACCCCCCGGCTTAAGATCGTTGTAATCCAGCGCTTTCGAACGAACAGGCATCCTAAAAGGAAGTGCAGCACGCTTAGCCACGTACAAACAGTAGAATGAAAGACCAAATCCAATACCTATAACAATATCAGCAATAGCAGGGAAAACACCCGCTATCGCTGCAAATACCACGAATATAATGGCGCTTTGCGCAGGCTGCTTCAAAAAATCTTGAATTTTTGAACCAAGCGTTCGCGTGTCCCGCAGGAGCTGCGACGCATCTTGTTCTTGATGTTTTTCTAATCCTCTAATCATCCTGTGCTCGCATTATAATATTGGGCGTCTTCGTCTCGATGGTAAGCAATTTCTGTAAGCGCAGATTCAAGCGCTAGGGTTGCCGATTCGACCATTGGTAAAACTGATTTTTTTCCCAACTCTTTTTCCGCCAACCAATGCGCAAAAACCCCTGCCGCTTCACATACAGGCGTTCTTCGACCAACGCCATTCAGTACAAACCACGCTTTTCTATCAATTGGTTTTAGCCATAAAAAATCTGAGCTACTTAACACTCCATCATAACGTGATAGTTCTAACATCGAAGACATGACGGTTAATTCATATGCATGCGATGTCATTACCAATTTTACCGCCTTCACATTCATATATTTACGACAAAGTAATAACGGATTTTCGCAAACAATGGTATTTTTCTCACTATCGTAGGCCCTCGATAACGCTGCCAATACCGCATAAGCTGTGTCCCTATCTCCATTCGCTTTTGCAGCAAACACCCCAAACAAAGCCTGCAGATAAGGAGGTAATGCTTCAAAGCCACGCCAAAGACGACCTAACTGCAAGGTAAAGAGTGCGTTAGCTCTGCCTTTATCCAACTTGGCGATAACACGTTTACGTCGTAGCAGTTCATCCTCTAGCGGCATAATTTCTTCTTCAATAATCAGTCTTTTTTGTTTAGCAAATTCCATGGGCGTTAAAGACATCGCCCAAACACCTTTGCGAATATCTTCTTTAATAAGATTAAGCGGGACAACGGGTTTGATTTGTGGCCAAATTTCTTGTTGTGCTTGCGACAGTTCTTTCATGTTGTAAGAGCGACGATAGCCTGTAGCTGAAGCAGCTTTGTAGATAACCACTGCTAATAACAACATCAAGACTACACAGGGGATGGCAATATATTTACCAACACTGGAAGCCACATACTGCGCTTGAACAAAGGTGACTGCGCCAGGCGAGACCGTAGAAGCATAGGCGCGTACGCCATCCAGCCGAGAAGTAAATAGCCCGATGACTTCCATTTCTATCACTTTAAGCTTAAGAAATACCAGCATCAAATAGGCATGTAAAAAATACCAAATCAACCCGCCGATAATGCAGATAAAAAGCATGATCCATAGCGGACCTAATGAATTATCAGGTTGCTGACCTCCTCCTCCCCCCGGCGCCATAAATCACTACCTTTTCGTTGCTTCGTAGCAATTATGGTGCCATAGACGGATTAAGATAGCTACCCGTCAACAACATCATATGCCGCCAGCTTGACGTTCGCGCATTTCTGCCAAAGTCTTGCAATCAATACACAAAGTGGCTGTTGGACGAGCTTCTAAACGACGCAAACCTATCTCAACACCACATTCTTCGCAATAACCATAATCGCCATCATTGAGACGCTTCAATGCTTCATCAATTTTAACGACTAAATCTGCCTCACGGTCCCGCGCTCTTAGCTCTAGGTTAAACTCCTCTTCTTGCGTAGCCCTATCATTGAGATCTGCAAAATGCTTGGGCTCATCTTTGAGATGCAGTACCGCAGTATCTATTTTTGTCGCTAACGTAGCACGCCAGGCGTTCAAAAGTCCTTTAAAATGCTCATTCTGTGAAGCATTCATATATTCTTCACTGTCTTGCAATAAATAAGGCTGAACACCAAAACTAGTATTAGAAAAAGCCTTTTCTGGAGATTTTTTGTCTGTTTTGGGCGCTTTAGTTTCAACTTTCGCTTTAGACGCCGTAGTTGCTGCTTTTTTAATCGTCATATCGAATACCCTTTTACAAAGAAAAACTGGCTGCTTCTATACCAGACTTTTAACCCAAAAACAAATTTTATGCCTTTAATTTTTTGTGTTAGTATTGCCAAAATTTGGACTACACGGGAAAATAACATGACTACCAAACAATCGCTCGCAATATTGACACTTTTATGCTCATCATTGGCGTGCGCTTCAGACCAGGGCTTTTATTTTGGATTAAATGTGGTCGATGGACAAATTGACCTTCAAGATACCACCGTAAACAATGTAACTTACTCCCCTGAAAGCGGCGACAGCTACGGTGGTGGCGTGACTTTTGGTTATAATGGTTCCAAAAACTTTGCGATTGACGCCGCTTTCGATGCCTTTGATAAAGTCACCTACAACGGGGAAAATGCACCAAGTGCAACTTACATGTTTGGATATCTTGCTGCAAAACCAATGGTTAATTTTTGGAAATTTAACGCATTTATTGAGGCAGGCGCTGCTTACGTTTATGTTATGCCTGACGATAGCGATGAAAACTCCGAATCGCGCGTAAGACCATATGGTGGCGTGGGATTAGGATACAACTTTACACCAAATACTGAGTTATCGCTTTCGATAAACCAAATTTCAGACAGCACAACCCCTATTACCTTTGGAATGCTAACGCTTACTTATCATGCGGTAACACGTTACGAAGAATCTGGTTTTCTTGCAGATTAAATGGCATTAACGAGCGAGCACTTCACTGACAACACCCCAAGTAACTCGCTCCAACCCTGCCAAATCCCTAGAGGTTTCTACAGACCCATACCCGTGGAGCAAAAATAACTCCCTCACCGCTTCGCCTTGCGCACAACCATGCTCAAGAAATATTTGTCCGCCCGGCTTAAAATAATAGCGCGCATCTGCAATTATTTTTTCAAAATCCGCTAAACCATTTTTCTTGGAGACTAATGCTTCTCGAGGCTCATGACGGATTTCTTCTGTGATCAGATGTGCATCATTTTCATCAAGATAAGGGGGATTGCTGACAATAACATCCCATTTTTCATCATTTACAAATGTAGAAAACCAATCGCTATGAAAAAATTCAACGTTAAAAATATTATTTTTCGCTGCATTTATTTTTGCTATTTTCAATGCATCTTCTGAAAAATCTACCGCTGATATTTTCCAGTTAGGACGTTCATGCGCCAATGCTAATGCAATTGCGCCAGAGCCTGTACCAAGATCAAGGACATTCACAGCATCACCCTG
This sequence is a window from Gammaproteobacteria bacterium. Protein-coding genes within it:
- the dksA gene encoding RNA polymerase-binding protein DksA, whose amino-acid sequence is MTIKKAATTASKAKVETKAPKTDKKSPEKAFSNTSFGVQPYLLQDSEEYMNASQNEHFKGLLNAWRATLATKIDTAVLHLKDEPKHFADLNDRATQEEEFNLELRARDREADLVVKIDEALKRLNDGDYGYCEECGVEIGLRRLEARPTATLCIDCKTLAEMRERQAGGI
- the prmC gene encoding peptide chain release factor N(5)-glutamine methyltransferase; translation: MQNLKNLLEQATTQLAASSKTPRLDAELLLGYILQKDRVYLFSHPEYDLSFQEHQQWRHLLSQRCLQIPVAYLIGQKYFWNLDLQVNQHTLIPRPETELLVELVLCRGDRLVAQGDAVNVLDLGTGSGAIALALAHERPNWKISAVDFSEDALKIAKINAAKNNIFNVEFFHSDWFSTFVNDEKWDVIVSNPPYLDENDAHLITEEIRHEPREALVSKKNGLADFEKIIADARYYFKPGGQIFLEHGCAQGEAVRELFLLHGYGSVETSRDLAGLERVTWGVVSEVLAR
- the icmP gene encoding type IVB secretion system coupling complex protein DotM/IcmP, with amino-acid sequence MAPGGGGGQQPDNSLGPLWIMLFICIIGGLIWYFLHAYLMLVFLKLKVIEMEVIGLFTSRLDGVRAYASTVSPGAVTFVQAQYVASSVGKYIAIPCVVLMLLLAVVIYKAASATGYRRSYNMKELSQAQQEIWPQIKPVVPLNLIKEDIRKGVWAMSLTPMEFAKQKRLIIEEEIMPLEDELLRRKRVIAKLDKGRANALFTLQLGRLWRGFEALPPYLQALFGVFAAKANGDRDTAYAVLAALSRAYDSEKNTIVCENPLLLCRKYMNVKAVKLVMTSHAYELTVMSSMLELSRYDGVLSSSDFLWLKPIDRKAWFVLNGVGRRTPVCEAAGVFAHWLAEKELGKKSVLPMVESATLALESALTEIAYHRDEDAQYYNASTG
- a CDS encoding outer membrane beta-barrel protein yields the protein MTTKQSLAILTLLCSSLACASDQGFYFGLNVVDGQIDLQDTTVNNVTYSPESGDSYGGGVTFGYNGSKNFAIDAAFDAFDKVTYNGENAPSATYMFGYLAAKPMVNFWKFNAFIEAGAAYVYVMPDDSDENSESRVRPYGGVGLGYNFTPNTELSLSINQISDSTTPITFGMLTLTYHAVTRYEESGFLAD